One part of the Pelodiscus sinensis isolate JC-2024 chromosome 16, ASM4963464v1, whole genome shotgun sequence genome encodes these proteins:
- the TMEM114 gene encoding transmembrane protein 114 isoform X4: protein MRIRFSSLALFAALLGVLSFSFLVAALGTDFWYIIDASPLERNSSAAALSSHSGLWRTCRVRSKCFPLMNPFWHENINMTASHKQLLRATLCSRDLNRTFLAISSQTVVDSAGSASKHLN, encoded by the exons ATGAGGATCAGGTTCAGCAGCCTCGCTCTGTTCGCGGCCCTCCTGGGCGTTTTAAGTTTCAGCTTCCTGGTGGCGGCCCTCGGGACCGACTTCTGGTACATCATCGACGCCTCCCCGCTGGAGCGCAACAGCTCGGCGGCCGCGCTGAGCTCGCACTCGGGGCTCTGGAGAACCTGCAGAG TTAGGAGCAAATGCTTCCCTTTGATGAACCCCTTCTGGCATGAGAACATAAACATGACTGCTTCACACAAACAACTCTTAA GGGCCACTCTTTGCAGCAGGGACTTGAACAGGACTTTCCTTGCAATTTCATCTCAGACTGTTGTGGACTCTGCTGGCTCTGCATCCAAACACCTGAACTGA
- the TMEM114 gene encoding transmembrane protein 114 isoform X2, translating into MRIRFSSLALFAALLGVLSFSFLVAALGTDFWYIIDASPLERNSSAAALSSHSGLWRTCRVRSKCFPLMNPFWHENINMTASHKQLLTNRFKTNKRKFFFTHCMVDLWNSLPEEVVKTRTLTRFKKELNTFMDVRYINVCEPGWVGMVSLTSVRGWEWVTGEGLLEDSLFCSLPLGHLAFATVGRQVTGLDGPLV; encoded by the exons ATGAGGATCAGGTTCAGCAGCCTCGCTCTGTTCGCGGCCCTCCTGGGCGTTTTAAGTTTCAGCTTCCTGGTGGCGGCCCTCGGGACCGACTTCTGGTACATCATCGACGCCTCCCCGCTGGAGCGCAACAGCTCGGCGGCCGCGCTGAGCTCGCACTCGGGGCTCTGGAGAACCTGCAGAG TTAGGAGCAAATGCTTCCCTTTGATGAACCCCTTCTGGCATGAGAACATAAACATGACTGCTTCACACAAACAACTCTTAA ctaacaggtttaaaacaaacaaaaggaagtttttcttcacacattgcatggttgacctgtggaactccttgccagaggaggttgtgaagaccaggactttaacaaggttcaagaaagaactaaatacattcatggatgttaggtacATCAATGTctgtgagccaggatgggtaggaatggtgtccctaacctctgtcagaggctgggaatgggtgacaggagagggattgcttgaagattccctgttctgttcactccctctggggcatctggcatttgccactgttggaagacaggttactgggctagatggacctttggtctga
- the TMEM114 gene encoding transmembrane protein 114 isoform X5 — MRIRFSSLALFAALLGVLSFSFLVAALGTDFWYIIDASPLERNSSAAALSSHSGLWRTCRVRSKCFPLMNPFWHENINMTASHKQLLTGPAMTMG; from the exons ATGAGGATCAGGTTCAGCAGCCTCGCTCTGTTCGCGGCCCTCCTGGGCGTTTTAAGTTTCAGCTTCCTGGTGGCGGCCCTCGGGACCGACTTCTGGTACATCATCGACGCCTCCCCGCTGGAGCGCAACAGCTCGGCGGCCGCGCTGAGCTCGCACTCGGGGCTCTGGAGAACCTGCAGAG TTAGGAGCAAATGCTTCCCTTTGATGAACCCCTTCTGGCATGAGAACATAAACATGACTGCTTCACACAAACAACTCTTAA